From Pan paniscus chromosome 9, NHGRI_mPanPan1-v2.0_pri, whole genome shotgun sequence, the proteins below share one genomic window:
- the MS4A8 gene encoding membrane-spanning 4-domains subfamily A member 8: MNSMTSAVPVANSVLVVAPHNGYPVTPGIMSQVPLYPNSQPQVHLVPGNPPSLVSNVNGQPVQKALKEGKTLGAIQIIIGLAHIGLGSIMATVLVGEYLSISFYGGFPFWGGLWFIISGSLSVAAENQPYSYCLLSGSLGLNIVSAICSAVGVILFITDLSIPHPYAYPNYYPYAWGVNPGMAISGVLLVFCLLEFGIACASSHFGCQLVCCQSSNVSVIYPNIYAANPVITPEPVTSPPSYSSEIQANK; this comes from the exons ATGAATTCGATGACTTCAGCAGTTCCGGTGGCCAATTCTGTGTTGGTGGTGGCACCCCACAATGGTTATCCTGTGACCCCAGGAATTATGTCTCAGGTGCCCCTGTATCCAAACAGCCAGCCGCAAGTCCACCTAGTTCCTGGGAACCCACCTAGTTTGGTGTCGAATGTGAATGGGCAGCCTGTGCAGAAAGCTCTGAAAGAAGGCAAAACCTTGGGG GCCATCCAGATCATCATTGGCCTGGCTCACATCGGCCTCGGCTCCATCATGGCGACGGTTCTCGTAGGGGAATACCTGTCTATTTCATTCTACGGAGGCTTTCCCTTCTGGGGAGGCTTGTGG TTTATCATTTCAGGATCTCTCTCCGTGGCAGCAGAAAATCAGCCATATTCTTATTGCCTG CTGTCTGGCAGTTTGGGCTTGAACATCGTCAGTGCAATCTGCTCTGCAGTTGGAGTCATACTCTTCATCACAGATCTAAGTATTCCCCACCCATATGCCTACCCCAACTATTATCCTTACGCCTGGGGTGTG AACCCTGGAATGGCGATTTCTGGTGTGCTGCTGGTCTTCTGCCTCCTGGAGTTTGGCATTGCATGCGCATCTTCCCACTTTGGCTGCCAGTTGGTCTGCTGTCAATCAAGCAAT GTGAGTGTCATCTATCCAAACATCTATGCAGCAAACCCAGTGATCACCCCAGAACCGGTGACCTCACCACCAAGTTATTCCAGTGAGATCCAAGCAAATAAGTAA